The Sorangiineae bacterium MSr11367 genome window below encodes:
- a CDS encoding ROK family protein: MLRERLVSQPVTGSGALLQVIRQGRATTRAELIEVTGLARSTVAQRLDLLRARDLIVDAGENPSTGGRPPAVFAFNQNAGLVLVADLGVTHCRLAVADLAGRPLIELATDLEIAKGPEHVLTWVRDRFVDLVDRSGRNMNEVRGIGIGVPGPVEFATGQAVHPPIMPGWDGFSIPNWFSRYHDEVPVLVDNDVNIMAIGEHWMHWRDAAHLLFVKVGSGIGCGIVAGGTIHRGAQGAAGDIGHIQVTDREDATCHCGNVGCLEAVAGGLAMARALTGMGIPAATSRDVVKLARGGNRDAAMLVREAGRALGQVLAAAVNLVNPGVIVIGGDVAHAHEQLLAGVREELYRRSLPLATRHLRIARSELEDRAGVIGAAVMVIEHILSPDAVDRALATGA; this comes from the coding sequence ATGTTGCGGGAGCGTTTAGTCAGTCAGCCGGTCACCGGCTCCGGGGCACTCCTGCAGGTCATTCGGCAAGGCCGGGCAACGACCCGTGCCGAGTTGATCGAAGTGACTGGCCTCGCCCGCTCGACGGTGGCGCAGCGCCTCGATCTTTTGCGCGCGCGCGATCTGATCGTCGACGCCGGTGAAAATCCGTCGACGGGGGGTCGCCCCCCGGCGGTCTTCGCCTTCAACCAGAACGCGGGCCTCGTGCTCGTGGCCGATCTGGGCGTGACCCATTGCCGGCTGGCCGTGGCGGATCTCGCAGGGCGCCCGCTCATCGAGCTGGCCACGGACTTGGAGATCGCCAAGGGGCCGGAGCACGTCCTCACCTGGGTTCGCGATCGCTTCGTCGACTTGGTCGATCGCTCCGGCCGCAACATGAACGAGGTGCGCGGCATTGGCATCGGCGTGCCCGGCCCCGTCGAGTTCGCGACGGGGCAGGCGGTGCACCCGCCCATCATGCCGGGGTGGGATGGCTTCTCCATTCCCAACTGGTTCTCGCGTTACCACGACGAGGTGCCCGTGCTCGTGGACAACGACGTCAACATCATGGCCATCGGCGAGCATTGGATGCACTGGCGCGACGCCGCGCACCTTCTATTCGTCAAAGTCGGTTCGGGCATCGGTTGCGGCATCGTCGCCGGAGGAACGATCCACCGCGGTGCGCAAGGCGCCGCCGGCGACATCGGTCACATCCAAGTGACGGACCGCGAGGATGCCACCTGCCACTGCGGCAACGTCGGCTGCCTGGAGGCCGTCGCGGGCGGTCTCGCCATGGCGCGCGCGCTCACCGGCATGGGCATCCCCGCGGCCACCAGCCGCGACGTGGTGAAACTCGCCCGCGGCGGCAACCGCGACGCCGCCATGCTGGTGCGGGAAGCCGGCCGCGCCCTCGGACAAGTGCTCGCGGCCGCCGTCAACCTGGTGAATCCCGGGGTCATCGTCATCGGCGGCGACGTGGCCCACGCGCACGAGCAACTCCTCGCCGGCGTGCGCGAAGAGCTCTATCGCCGCTCCTTGCCGCTGGCCACGCGCCACCTCCGCATCGCGCGCAGCGAACTGGAAGACCGCGCCGGCGTGATCGGTGCGGCCGTCATGGTCATCGAGCACATTCTCTCGCCCGACGCCGTCGACCGCGCCCTCGCCACCGGCGCGTGA
- a CDS encoding Gfo/Idh/MocA family oxidoreductase, with product MMNSTFRVAIAGAGFVGRIHARSARLAGARLVGISASSAESARAAATELGAERAFASSEELVTAPDVDVVHICTPNHLHVPLTEAALAAGKHVICEKPLALDVSGAERLVLAESASRTVAAVPFVYRFYPLVRELRRRVTAGTPGALHLIHGTYLQDWLLLPGDHNWRVDADLGGRSRAFADIGSHWCDLVEFVTGHRIVQLCADMARAHRERPTEDFVTMLFATDRGARGSVVVSQVSAGRKNRLAIELSGQHETLVFDQEAPESAWIGRRDGDHVVRRDPEQLSPEAARYVVAPGGHPQGYADAFDGFVRDAYQAMRTGDVPNGLPRFADGLRAARIVQAVLRSAETRSWQEVPA from the coding sequence ATGATGAACTCGACCTTTCGCGTGGCCATTGCCGGAGCAGGGTTCGTGGGCCGCATCCATGCACGTTCGGCGCGGCTCGCCGGGGCACGCTTGGTGGGCATCTCGGCCTCCAGTGCGGAGAGCGCGCGGGCGGCTGCTACCGAGTTGGGCGCGGAGCGCGCGTTCGCATCGTCCGAAGAGCTCGTGACCGCGCCGGACGTGGACGTGGTGCACATCTGCACGCCGAACCATCTGCACGTGCCGCTCACCGAGGCGGCCCTCGCCGCGGGCAAGCACGTCATCTGCGAAAAGCCGCTGGCCCTCGATGTATCGGGTGCCGAACGACTGGTGCTCGCGGAGAGCGCGAGCCGCACCGTGGCCGCCGTCCCCTTCGTGTACCGATTCTATCCGCTGGTGCGTGAGCTGCGCCGACGCGTCACCGCCGGCACGCCGGGCGCGCTGCATCTGATCCACGGCACGTACTTGCAGGATTGGCTGCTCTTGCCGGGCGATCACAACTGGCGCGTCGATGCGGACCTCGGCGGGCGCTCGCGCGCTTTCGCCGACATCGGCTCGCACTGGTGCGATCTCGTCGAATTCGTCACCGGCCACCGCATCGTGCAGCTGTGCGCGGACATGGCGCGCGCACACCGGGAACGCCCCACGGAGGACTTCGTCACCATGTTGTTCGCCACGGATCGGGGCGCCCGCGGCTCGGTGGTGGTGAGCCAGGTTTCCGCGGGCCGAAAGAACCGACTGGCCATCGAGCTCTCCGGGCAGCACGAAACGCTGGTCTTCGATCAAGAGGCGCCCGAAAGCGCATGGATCGGCCGGCGCGACGGCGACCACGTCGTGCGGCGCGATCCCGAGCAGCTTTCCCCCGAGGCCGCACGCTACGTGGTGGCGCCGGGCGGCCACCCGCAAGGCTACGCCGACGCGTTCGATGGCTTCGTCCGCGACGCCTACCAAGCCATGCGCACCGGCGACGTACCGAACGGCCTTCCGCGCTTCGCCGACGGACTGCGTGCCGCACGCATCGTGCAAGCCGTCCTCCGCTCCGCCGAGACGCGCTCTTGGCAGGAGGTGCCGGCGTGA
- a CDS encoding sugar ABC transporter ATP-binding protein, which produces MASAGGPFLEVRGLTKRYPGGTALDGVDFDVHAGEVHCLLGANGAGKSTLIKCISGAVEPTSGEILLDGVPLPAGSPSASLARGVATIYQELDLAPDLTVAESIYFGREPCRGPFLDRRAMRAGAKAVLARLRHDDIAVDATVGELRPAYQQIVSIARALSGQARLLILDEPSAILDASEIEALFAVVRGLVEDGTSVIFISHLLGEIAAIGHRVSVLRDGRTVASGLPASTPASEFISLMVGSAAKPAMADRDSVTIGPVVLSVRDVRRAGVGPIRFDLREGEILGIAGLVGAGRTELLRLIYGLDATEGGEVLVSGTSLPRGRPDCAIDAGMGLIPEDRKAQGLLLDWGLAANASLAALSQVSRFGWIDVGTEQTRARGHLDGIATKYADIEQPVRELSGGNQQKVLFSRWLFRACRILLLDEPTRGVDVGARAEIYRVVGELAAKGLAVIVVSSDLSELVAVCTRILVMREGTVVAEVDGADATEPLLLRHCVEATA; this is translated from the coding sequence ATGGCGTCCGCGGGTGGTCCCTTCCTCGAGGTTCGCGGCCTCACCAAGCGGTACCCGGGCGGGACCGCCCTCGACGGCGTCGATTTCGACGTCCACGCGGGCGAGGTGCATTGCCTCCTCGGTGCCAACGGCGCGGGCAAATCGACGCTCATCAAATGCATCTCGGGCGCCGTCGAGCCCACGAGCGGGGAAATCTTGCTCGACGGCGTTCCCTTGCCCGCCGGCAGCCCCTCGGCATCCCTCGCGCGTGGCGTGGCCACCATTTACCAGGAGCTCGACCTCGCACCGGATCTGACGGTGGCCGAGAGCATCTACTTCGGGCGCGAGCCCTGCCGCGGTCCCTTTTTGGACCGACGCGCGATGCGCGCGGGCGCCAAGGCGGTGCTCGCACGCCTTCGCCACGACGACATCGCGGTCGATGCCACGGTGGGGGAGCTCCGGCCGGCGTACCAGCAGATCGTCTCCATTGCGCGGGCCCTCTCGGGCCAGGCGCGCCTGCTCATTTTGGACGAGCCGTCGGCCATCTTGGACGCGTCGGAAATCGAGGCGCTTTTCGCGGTCGTACGCGGCCTCGTCGAGGACGGGACGAGCGTCATCTTCATTTCGCATTTGCTCGGGGAAATCGCCGCCATCGGCCACCGCGTGAGCGTCTTGCGCGATGGGCGCACGGTGGCCTCGGGCCTGCCCGCGTCGACGCCGGCCAGCGAGTTCATCTCGCTCATGGTCGGCAGCGCGGCCAAACCGGCGATGGCCGACCGTGACAGCGTGACCATCGGGCCTGTCGTTCTCTCCGTCCGGGATGTCCGACGCGCCGGCGTGGGGCCCATTCGTTTCGATCTCCGCGAAGGGGAAATCCTCGGCATCGCGGGCCTCGTCGGTGCGGGCCGCACCGAGCTGCTTCGCCTGATCTACGGGCTCGATGCCACCGAGGGCGGCGAGGTGCTCGTGTCGGGCACATCGCTGCCGCGCGGCCGCCCCGATTGCGCGATCGACGCGGGCATGGGCCTCATCCCCGAGGATCGCAAGGCCCAAGGCCTGCTCCTCGATTGGGGACTCGCGGCCAATGCTTCGCTGGCCGCGCTGTCCCAGGTATCGCGCTTCGGCTGGATCGATGTGGGTACCGAGCAAACGCGCGCCCGCGGGCATTTGGACGGCATTGCGACCAAGTACGCCGACATCGAGCAACCGGTACGGGAGCTTTCGGGCGGCAACCAGCAAAAGGTGCTCTTCTCGCGGTGGCTCTTTCGCGCGTGTCGCATTCTCCTGCTCGACGAGCCCACGCGCGGGGTCGACGTCGGCGCCCGCGCCGAGATCTACCGCGTCGTCGGCGAGCTCGCGGCGAAGGGCCTGGCGGTCATCGTCGTCTCGTCCGACTTGTCCGAACTCGTTGCAGTATGCACGCGAATCCTGGTGATGCGGGAGGGAACCGTCGTCGCCGAAGTGGACGGCGCCGACGCGACCGAGCCGCTCTTGCTTCGTCATTGTGTGGAGGCCACGGCATGA
- a CDS encoding ABC transporter permease yields MNAANAIAPRKAASSSEQVRLRRIQDFALTLVLVLLVVAGGVLRGERFLTYENLKATVTQASAVGILAIGMTFIIATGGIDLSVGSVLAFAAIAGGKLAGSGDLAFIGAALLAGTVAGAVNGIAVAYGKVVPFIVTLAMLTIARGTALWMSDKTPIPVGELETLRWFGAGQVLGVPVPAWTLLLVAAIGWVLLNQTRYGRYVVAIGSNREAARIGGVRVQRVLLGVYAMTGLCAGISATLLTGRLASASPIAGNFYELDAIAAVVIGGTSLAGGKATVVGTVLGVLTFAVIFNLLTLLDMRIEIQQIVKGIIIFAAVLVQRKGA; encoded by the coding sequence ATGAACGCCGCCAACGCGATTGCACCGAGAAAAGCCGCATCGAGCTCCGAGCAAGTTCGGCTCCGCCGAATCCAAGATTTCGCCCTCACGTTGGTCCTCGTCCTTCTCGTGGTGGCGGGCGGCGTGCTGCGCGGCGAGCGCTTTCTCACCTACGAGAATCTCAAGGCCACGGTCACGCAGGCGAGCGCCGTCGGCATCCTCGCCATCGGTATGACCTTCATCATCGCCACCGGCGGCATCGATCTGTCCGTCGGCTCGGTGCTCGCATTCGCGGCCATCGCCGGTGGAAAGCTCGCGGGCAGCGGCGATCTCGCCTTCATCGGCGCGGCCCTTCTCGCGGGCACGGTGGCGGGCGCCGTCAATGGCATCGCCGTGGCCTACGGCAAGGTCGTCCCGTTCATCGTGACCTTGGCCATGCTCACCATCGCACGCGGAACGGCACTCTGGATGAGCGACAAAACGCCCATCCCGGTGGGCGAACTCGAGACGCTCCGCTGGTTCGGCGCGGGCCAGGTTCTCGGGGTTCCCGTGCCTGCGTGGACGCTTCTCCTGGTCGCCGCCATCGGCTGGGTGCTGCTGAACCAAACGCGCTACGGCCGCTACGTCGTGGCCATAGGGAGCAACCGCGAGGCCGCGCGCATTGGTGGCGTCCGCGTGCAACGCGTGCTGCTCGGCGTGTACGCCATGACGGGGCTCTGCGCGGGGATTTCCGCGACGCTCCTCACCGGGCGGCTGGCCTCGGCCTCGCCCATCGCGGGCAACTTCTACGAACTCGACGCGATTGCCGCAGTGGTCATCGGGGGGACGAGCCTCGCCGGCGGGAAAGCCACCGTGGTGGGCACCGTGCTCGGCGTGCTCACGTTCGCGGTCATCTTCAACTTGCTCACGCTGCTCGATATGCGCATCGAGATTCAGCAAATCGTCAAAGGCATCATCATTTTTGCGGCCGTGCTGGTGCAGCGCAAGGGCGCGTAG
- a CDS encoding substrate-binding domain-containing protein — MLAHRRILLTAFASFAIMGCDKAPAKGSPQGERVAATAASATNGANAATEEKGAPGKPVKVAFSAPGADHGWLAAIVKNAREEAKRLGDVTLEVSEGATDPASQASQIDALVAGKPDVLVVLPTDGQALTPAAQAAMRARIPVVAVDRELSSPSAYRTWIGGDNYGIGFSAGNYIAEQLDCKGNVVEIQGIAGISVTELRTKGFNEAIKRCNNGIQVVARQAANFLPDKGLEVMEAILQAQKKIDAVYTHDDDMAMGVVAAIQNAKRDKEMFVTGAGGSKRAMDLVKNGGLYRATFLYNPSMAASAIRLARLIGQGKGLRDLTEPEVPSRIQVPATAVTKENVNSFLSFGYE; from the coding sequence ATGCTTGCCCACCGTCGAATCTTGCTCACGGCTTTTGCATCGTTTGCCATCATGGGCTGCGACAAGGCGCCCGCCAAAGGCTCCCCCCAGGGTGAGCGCGTCGCAGCCACGGCCGCCAGCGCGACCAACGGAGCAAACGCGGCGACCGAGGAAAAGGGGGCACCAGGGAAGCCGGTGAAGGTCGCCTTCAGCGCGCCGGGCGCCGACCACGGCTGGCTCGCGGCCATCGTCAAGAATGCGCGCGAAGAGGCCAAGCGGCTCGGCGACGTCACCCTGGAGGTGTCCGAAGGGGCCACCGATCCGGCGTCACAAGCCTCGCAGATCGATGCCCTGGTGGCGGGAAAACCCGACGTGTTGGTGGTTCTGCCCACCGACGGCCAGGCCCTGACTCCGGCGGCACAGGCCGCGATGCGCGCGCGCATCCCCGTGGTGGCGGTGGACCGCGAGCTCTCGAGCCCCTCGGCCTACCGCACGTGGATCGGCGGCGACAACTACGGCATCGGCTTCTCGGCGGGCAACTACATCGCCGAGCAACTCGATTGCAAAGGCAACGTGGTCGAGATCCAAGGCATCGCCGGCATTTCCGTGACCGAGCTGCGCACCAAAGGGTTCAACGAGGCCATCAAGCGCTGCAACAACGGCATTCAAGTCGTCGCGCGCCAGGCGGCGAATTTCCTCCCCGACAAGGGGCTCGAGGTGATGGAGGCCATCCTCCAGGCACAGAAGAAGATTGATGCGGTCTACACGCACGACGACGACATGGCCATGGGCGTGGTGGCTGCGATCCAGAACGCCAAGCGTGACAAGGAGATGTTCGTCACCGGCGCCGGCGGCTCGAAGCGCGCGATGGATCTCGTGAAAAACGGCGGTCTTTACCGAGCAACGTTTCTCTACAACCCGTCGATGGCCGCCTCGGCGATTCGGCTTGCCCGCCTCATCGGACAAGGCAAAGGCCTGCGCGATCTCACCGAGCCCGAGGTGCCGAGCCGCATCCAAGTGCCGGCCACGGCGGTGACGAAAGAGAACGTGAACTCATTCCTATCGTTCGGTTACGAATAA
- a CDS encoding tryptophan 2,3-dioxygenase family protein: protein MTAEKPPTTAQDPTTAQDPSSTQAALTYTSYLALDEVLSAQRPRSDEHDEILFIVIHQVYELWFKQILHELAYLQERLEAGDTPHAVRTLRRVLTILKTVVHQIDVLETMTPSQFTSFRARLEASSGFQSAQFRELEAVLGRRDERVFKHYPEGSAARERIANAMSRASVFDSFVWYLMIEGYPLSTKRDVTQPLEPSPELQQILLRVYQDDAGPANIAELLVDLDEGIQEWRYRHVKMVERTIGAKVGTGGSAGAEYLRKTLFTPMFPDLWAVRSEL from the coding sequence ATGACCGCTGAAAAGCCCCCGACCACGGCGCAAGATCCGACCACGGCGCAAGATCCCTCCTCCACGCAGGCGGCGCTGACGTACACCTCGTATCTGGCGCTGGACGAAGTCCTGAGTGCCCAGCGGCCGCGCTCCGACGAGCACGATGAAATCCTCTTCATCGTGATTCATCAGGTCTACGAGCTGTGGTTCAAGCAGATCCTGCACGAGCTCGCGTACCTGCAGGAGCGGCTCGAGGCCGGCGATACGCCGCACGCCGTGCGCACGCTGCGCCGGGTTCTCACCATCCTCAAGACGGTGGTCCATCAGATCGACGTCCTGGAGACGATGACCCCCAGCCAATTCACCAGCTTCCGCGCCCGGCTCGAGGCATCGAGCGGCTTTCAATCGGCGCAGTTTCGCGAGCTCGAGGCGGTCCTGGGCCGGCGCGACGAGCGCGTCTTCAAGCATTACCCCGAGGGTAGCGCGGCACGGGAACGCATCGCGAACGCCATGTCGCGCGCCTCGGTGTTCGATTCATTCGTTTGGTACCTGATGATCGAAGGCTACCCCCTGTCGACCAAGCGCGATGTCACCCAGCCGCTGGAGCCTTCGCCCGAGCTCCAGCAGATCCTCTTGCGCGTGTACCAGGACGATGCCGGCCCGGCCAACATCGCCGAGCTTTTGGTCGACCTCGACGAGGGCATCCAGGAATGGCGCTACCGCCACGTGAAAATGGTCGAGCGCACGATTGGTGCAAAAGTAGGCACCGGCGGGTCCGCCGGTGCCGAGTATTTGCGCAAAACCCTGTTCACCCCCATGTTTCCCGACCTTTGGGCGGTACGCAGCGAACTCTAA
- a CDS encoding L-lactate permease, producing MARRWSAPRAGAAACLVAATLALGQFGTSYRSLAISSAKGLSLSLFVLTVIWAAVLLYNVVDGLGSIKVIGRTMSRVVSNPLGQALVVGWAFSGFMQGVAGFGVPVAVVTPLLVSMGFPAVHAVAMVLVGHAWSVTFGSLGSSYYTIQLVTGIHGEVIGPHMAVLFAVPIVATGFAVAHLQGGFPAVRRGAIGITVMGACIALAMWLATVGGVPQLASILPGLIGCGVGWFLSRLSLLGKNGIDVHSSESEKDVKDEKDAVGEKGKEEGNFHFAFLPYYVVIALSLLSQIPALKRVKFGLGLDYPTVETALGYVTKAQKNYATIELMRHPAPLILLAIGISYAICRVSGRWRPNLFGRAAKLTYAQCIGTSVGICTMVMMALIMTDAGMTALLGRAIASGTGSAFAVFSPFIGVLGTFMTGSNTNSNVMFGSLQMESARALAIETVTIASIQSIGGSLGSSIAPAKVLVGTAMVGLSGKEGEVMKRTIPYCLLIVFLAGLEVRLFLQ from the coding sequence ATGGCCCGGCGATGGAGCGCACCGCGTGCCGGGGCTGCAGCATGCCTCGTCGCGGCGACTCTCGCCCTCGGCCAATTCGGCACCAGTTATCGCTCACTGGCGATATCCAGCGCAAAAGGTCTCAGTTTGAGCCTTTTCGTGCTCACTGTCATCTGGGCCGCAGTGCTCCTTTACAACGTCGTCGACGGACTAGGGAGCATCAAGGTCATTGGCCGCACCATGAGTCGTGTGGTTTCCAATCCATTGGGGCAGGCGCTCGTCGTTGGATGGGCCTTTTCCGGGTTCATGCAGGGCGTCGCAGGCTTCGGCGTGCCGGTGGCGGTGGTGACGCCGCTGCTCGTCTCGATGGGATTTCCGGCGGTGCACGCGGTCGCCATGGTGCTGGTCGGGCACGCATGGTCGGTAACGTTCGGCTCGCTCGGTTCGTCGTATTATACGATTCAATTGGTAACCGGTATCCACGGCGAGGTCATCGGACCGCACATGGCCGTTCTATTCGCGGTGCCCATCGTGGCGACGGGCTTCGCCGTCGCGCATTTGCAGGGCGGATTTCCGGCCGTTCGCCGCGGTGCCATTGGTATCACGGTCATGGGGGCATGCATTGCGCTTGCCATGTGGTTGGCCACGGTCGGTGGTGTTCCGCAATTGGCGTCCATCCTTCCCGGGTTGATTGGATGTGGCGTAGGTTGGTTTCTGTCCCGCCTTTCGCTACTGGGCAAAAACGGAATTGACGTTCATTCTTCCGAAAGCGAGAAAGACGTAAAAGACGAGAAAGATGCTGTAGGCGAAAAGGGAAAAGAGGAGGGCAACTTTCATTTTGCCTTTTTGCCGTACTACGTCGTAATCGCCTTGAGCTTGCTTTCGCAGATCCCCGCGCTCAAGCGCGTCAAATTCGGATTGGGTCTCGACTATCCGACAGTGGAAACGGCGCTTGGCTACGTGACGAAAGCGCAGAAGAATTACGCAACCATCGAATTGATGCGTCATCCCGCGCCGCTGATCCTTCTCGCTATTGGCATTTCGTATGCCATTTGCCGCGTAAGTGGTCGCTGGCGTCCGAACCTGTTCGGCCGGGCGGCGAAACTCACATACGCACAATGTATCGGCACCAGCGTCGGGATCTGCACCATGGTGATGATGGCGCTGATCATGACCGACGCGGGCATGACGGCCCTGCTCGGTCGCGCGATTGCATCAGGTACGGGCTCGGCCTTTGCGGTCTTCTCGCCCTTCATCGGCGTGCTGGGAACGTTCATGACCGGCAGCAATACGAACTCCAACGTGATGTTCGGCTCCCTCCAAATGGAAAGCGCACGTGCATTGGCCATTGAAACGGTGACCATCGCGAGCATTCAATCCATTGGTGGCTCACTGGGCAGCTCCATCGCCCCGGCGAAAGTTCTCGTGGGAACGGCAATGGTGGGACTCTCCGGCAAGGAAGGAGAGGTGATGAAGCGCACCATTCCGTATTGCCTCCTCATCGTCTTCCTCGCCGGCCTGGAAGTGCGGCTCTTCCTGCAGTGA
- a CDS encoding DUF885 domain-containing protein, whose product MRSLRHSLCILPLLLPVFAACGKSPPPAAPSASTSAAAGPGAPAWIARSNEAARPLLEVVAKYRPERATSYGLEGYDDQVADLRDKHEERQRADMTRVKDSLQSKLATETDPLVKQDLEILVRAADQRIRASEAHQRYEVPFYRVTERVFDGLRVLLEDRIPPARQKLALTRLRRYAGLEPGSTPFTELARTETSNALANPGTRLPPSRIDVEKELQNSPVLVDGIDKLFQKYHLDGYQPSFATLKQQIAAYQDYLRKEVLPRTRTDFRMAPEVYAVELEGFGVDRKPEQLIALGHQGFDALQAEMQKVAAQIARARHLPSSDYRDVILALKKEQIAPNDVLPLYKKRLTEVEAIIAREHLVTLPTRPAVIRLGSEAENAALPAPHMSAPRLIGNTGEKGEFILPTSVPPPPGGKASDAQMDDFSYAAATWTLTAHEARPGHELQFASLVERGISLARAIFAANSANIEGWGLYSEYITYPFMPPEGQLVSLQFRLHRAARVFLDPELQQGKWTPEAARAFLQKEVVLSPGFANSEVERYTYKMPGQATSYFYGYTRMLELRRDVEARVGATKFDAQKFHDFILQQGLLPPNLLREAALKEFTGGGN is encoded by the coding sequence ATGAGGTCCCTGCGCCACTCTCTTTGCATCCTGCCTCTTCTTCTTCCTGTCTTTGCCGCATGCGGCAAGAGCCCGCCACCTGCAGCCCCGTCCGCGTCGACCTCCGCGGCCGCAGGCCCCGGTGCACCCGCTTGGATTGCGCGCAGCAACGAGGCTGCGCGCCCGCTGCTCGAAGTGGTTGCAAAATACCGCCCGGAGAGAGCGACGTCGTATGGCTTGGAAGGCTACGACGACCAGGTCGCCGACTTGCGCGACAAGCACGAGGAGCGCCAGCGCGCGGACATGACCCGGGTGAAGGACTCGCTGCAGTCCAAGCTCGCCACGGAAACCGATCCCCTGGTCAAGCAGGACTTGGAGATCCTCGTGCGCGCCGCCGACCAACGCATTCGCGCTTCGGAGGCGCACCAGCGCTACGAGGTGCCGTTCTATCGCGTGACGGAGCGCGTCTTCGACGGCCTGCGCGTCCTGTTGGAGGACCGGATCCCGCCGGCGCGGCAGAAACTCGCACTGACGCGGTTGCGCCGCTACGCGGGGCTCGAGCCCGGGAGCACGCCGTTCACCGAGCTTGCGCGGACCGAGACATCCAATGCGTTGGCCAATCCGGGAACGAGGCTCCCGCCGTCGCGCATCGACGTCGAGAAAGAATTGCAGAACAGCCCCGTCCTCGTCGACGGCATCGACAAGCTCTTTCAGAAATACCACTTGGATGGTTACCAGCCGTCCTTCGCGACATTGAAACAACAGATTGCTGCATATCAAGATTATCTTCGCAAAGAAGTCTTGCCGCGCACGCGCACCGATTTTCGAATGGCGCCAGAAGTTTACGCCGTCGAACTGGAAGGCTTCGGTGTGGATAGGAAGCCGGAGCAGCTCATCGCCCTGGGGCACCAGGGCTTCGATGCGCTCCAAGCCGAGATGCAGAAGGTCGCCGCGCAGATTGCGCGGGCGCGCCACCTGCCCAGCTCCGATTACCGCGATGTGATCCTCGCGCTGAAGAAGGAGCAAATTGCACCGAACGACGTGCTGCCGCTCTACAAGAAGCGGCTGACGGAGGTCGAAGCGATCATCGCGCGCGAGCACCTGGTCACCTTGCCGACCCGTCCCGCGGTCATCCGCTTGGGGAGCGAGGCCGAAAACGCCGCGCTGCCGGCGCCCCACATGAGCGCGCCGCGGCTGATTGGAAATACCGGCGAGAAGGGCGAGTTCATTCTGCCGACGAGCGTCCCGCCTCCGCCGGGCGGCAAGGCCAGCGACGCGCAGATGGACGACTTCAGCTACGCGGCGGCGACGTGGACCCTGACCGCGCACGAAGCGCGCCCGGGCCACGAGCTGCAATTCGCGTCGCTGGTCGAACGAGGCATCTCCCTGGCGCGGGCCATCTTCGCCGCGAACAGCGCGAACATCGAGGGCTGGGGCCTCTATTCGGAGTACATCACGTACCCGTTCATGCCGCCCGAGGGACAGCTCGTGTCACTGCAGTTCCGCCTGCACCGCGCGGCTCGTGTCTTTCTGGATCCCGAGCTGCAGCAGGGCAAGTGGACGCCGGAAGCCGCCCGCGCCTTTCTGCAGAAAGAAGTCGTTCTCTCGCCCGGATTCGCCAACTCCGAAGTGGAGCGCTACACGTACAAAATGCCGGGCCAGGCGACGTCGTATTTCTATGGATACACGCGCATGCTGGAACTGCGGCGCGATGTGGAGGCTCGGGTGGGGGCGACGAAGTTCGATGCGCAGAAGTTCCACGACTTCATTCTGCAGCAGGGGCTCCTGCCGCCGAATCTGCTGCGCGAGGCGGCGCTCAAGGAATTCACCGGGGGAGGCAACTGA
- a CDS encoding LysE family translocator, producing the protein MLGSSLVLFAATLGVAAVSPGPTTMTVVARVLGRGYRGAPMLHLGILCGEVVWLSCAAMGAATLADRAQPVFMAIKYAGIAYLLYLAVKLWSTRREASDPEAEGKVVPGEGGRLVLAGLTLSLSNPKTMLFYLALLPSIVDLSHVTWLDLGTLLAVAMAIVTMVNVFWAALAGRARKFFRTPAAMRIVDRVSGVVMATAAAIIAIR; encoded by the coding sequence ATGCTCGGATCTTCGCTCGTCTTGTTTGCGGCCACCCTGGGCGTCGCGGCGGTTTCGCCCGGCCCCACCACGATGACCGTCGTTGCACGCGTCCTCGGCCGCGGTTACCGCGGAGCGCCCATGCTCCACCTGGGCATCCTCTGTGGCGAGGTCGTCTGGCTCTCGTGCGCGGCGATGGGCGCGGCCACCTTGGCCGATAGGGCCCAGCCGGTGTTCATGGCCATCAAATACGCGGGCATCGCGTACCTGCTTTACCTCGCCGTGAAGCTCTGGAGCACCCGCCGCGAGGCCTCGGATCCCGAGGCCGAAGGCAAAGTCGTTCCCGGCGAAGGCGGCCGGCTCGTCCTCGCCGGACTCACGCTCTCGCTGAGCAACCCGAAGACGATGCTGTTCTATCTGGCGCTGTTGCCCAGCATCGTGGACCTCTCCCACGTGACATGGCTCGACCTCGGCACGCTGCTCGCCGTGGCGATGGCCATCGTGACCATGGTCAACGTGTTTTGGGCGGCCCTGGCCGGCCGCGCGCGCAAGTTCTTCCGAACCCCGGCCGCGATGCGCATCGTGGATCGCGTGAGCGGCGTGGTCATGGCCACGGCGGCGGCGATCATCGCCATTCGTTGA